One segment of Chryseobacterium turcicum DNA contains the following:
- a CDS encoding HlyD family secretion protein — protein MENNNTQATEPKKKSLVFPIILAVIVIGGGIFGYRAYSYGQFHEETDDAQIASNMNPVISKISGYVAEVKVKDNQFVKKGDTLVILDSKDQKMALDQAQAALSTAKSNISSAQSSTNATSKNINSSQAAVATANAQIEAAKVNVWKTSQDLKRYSVLVKDHSITEQQYEQALAAKQSADKQLQVLVDTRNQIAQQTGIASSQTEASSQQISVAGSVAKQREVDVESAKLNLSYTVIVAPEDGFVGKVPIQAGQFLQAGAQLFSLVKNDQKWVIANFKETQVAKMVEGQKVKIEIDAFPDTEFEGVVSSFSPATGSTFSILPPDNASGNFVKVVQRLPVKIDFVNLDSKIAKRLRTGMNVKAEVSLK, from the coding sequence ATGGAAAATAACAATACTCAAGCAACTGAACCGAAAAAGAAAAGTTTAGTTTTCCCAATCATATTAGCCGTAATCGTCATTGGAGGAGGAATCTTCGGTTATAGAGCATATTCTTACGGTCAGTTTCATGAAGAAACGGATGACGCACAAATTGCTTCAAACATGAACCCTGTTATTTCTAAAATCTCAGGATATGTAGCCGAAGTAAAAGTAAAAGACAATCAGTTTGTAAAAAAAGGTGACACTTTGGTTATTTTAGATAGCAAAGATCAGAAAATGGCTTTAGATCAGGCTCAAGCAGCGTTATCAACGGCAAAAAGTAATATCTCATCTGCTCAGTCTTCTACAAACGCAACTTCAAAGAACATCAATAGTTCACAAGCAGCTGTAGCCACAGCAAATGCACAAATTGAAGCAGCAAAAGTAAACGTTTGGAAAACTTCTCAGGATCTAAAAAGATATTCAGTTCTTGTAAAAGATCACTCGATTACAGAGCAGCAATACGAGCAAGCTTTAGCAGCAAAACAATCTGCAGATAAACAACTTCAGGTTTTAGTAGATACAAGAAATCAGATTGCACAGCAAACTGGAATTGCATCTTCACAAACAGAAGCAAGTTCACAGCAAATTTCAGTGGCCGGTTCGGTAGCGAAACAAAGAGAAGTAGATGTAGAAAGTGCAAAATTAAATCTTTCTTATACGGTTATTGTAGCTCCGGAAGATGGTTTTGTAGGGAAAGTTCCTATTCAGGCAGGGCAATTTTTACAGGCAGGTGCGCAATTATTTAGCTTGGTTAAAAATGACCAAAAATGGGTGATTGCAAACTTTAAAGAAACTCAGGTTGCCAAAATGGTAGAAGGACAAAAAGTAAAAATAGAAATTGATGCTTTCCCCGATACAGAATTTGAAGGAGTAGTAAGCTCATTCTCTCCGGCAACAGGTTCTACATTTTCTATTTTGCCTCCAGATAATGCAAGTGGAAACTTCGTAAAAGTAGTACAGAGACTTCCTGTAAAAATAGATTTTGTAAACCTTGATTCAAAAATTGCAAAAAGATTAAGAACAGGAATGAATGTGAAAGCAGAAGTTTCTTTAAAATAA
- a CDS encoding DHA2 family efflux MFS transporter permease subunit, whose amino-acid sequence MQDSLVEYGARRVIITITAILCALLEIVDSTIVNVALNEMKGNMGATLSEVGWVITAYAIGNVIVVPMTSWLSQQFGRRNYFAASIVIFTIFSFLCGNADNIWELVFFRLCQGIGGGALLVTSQTIITESYPIEKRSMAQAIYGLGVIIGPTLGPPLGGYIVYHYSWPYIFYINIPIGIAAAIMTLQFVKSPKFSEKRKASEVDWLGIMLLALTVGSLQFILERGHEEDWFESGMIVTFTTTAVLGFVLFLWRELTYKYPIVELRVLKNGNLRIGTAMSFVLGFGLYGSTFIVPLYTQSVLGWTALDSGLLMVPAALTTAFMMPIIGKLLSKGAKQQILVSLGLLIFFIYSFWGYKILTPDTSKEAFFWMLIVRGMGLGLLFIPITSLSLSTLKGQEIGQGAAFTGMMRQLGGSFGIAAITTFIANASQKYRVNLISHLDSDSFDVQQRLAGLKANFIAKGMTPDNAMNAAYKVLDMTVTKQATVLSYMDVFLYLGIAFLICIPFILFIKERKSKEKIDLSEAMH is encoded by the coding sequence ATGCAAGATTCATTAGTAGAATATGGAGCCCGAAGAGTAATCATTACGATTACAGCGATTCTTTGTGCTTTACTAGAAATTGTGGATTCCACGATTGTAAATGTTGCCCTCAACGAAATGAAGGGAAACATGGGTGCTACACTTTCTGAAGTAGGTTGGGTGATTACAGCATATGCCATTGGTAACGTAATTGTAGTTCCCATGACGAGCTGGCTTTCACAGCAGTTCGGTAGAAGAAATTATTTTGCCGCCTCCATTGTCATCTTTACTATTTTCTCATTTCTCTGTGGGAATGCAGATAATATTTGGGAGCTGGTATTTTTTAGATTATGCCAAGGTATTGGTGGGGGGGCGTTGTTGGTAACTTCGCAAACCATTATTACAGAATCATATCCTATCGAAAAGAGAAGTATGGCGCAGGCAATCTATGGTTTGGGAGTAATTATTGGCCCTACTTTAGGTCCACCATTGGGAGGGTATATTGTTTATCATTATAGCTGGCCTTATATTTTTTATATTAATATTCCAATTGGTATTGCGGCGGCTATTATGACATTACAATTTGTAAAAAGTCCGAAGTTTTCTGAAAAAAGAAAAGCTTCAGAAGTCGATTGGCTTGGGATTATGTTGTTGGCATTAACTGTAGGGTCCTTACAATTTATTTTAGAAAGAGGCCATGAAGAAGATTGGTTTGAAAGCGGAATGATTGTTACTTTCACCACAACAGCTGTTTTAGGATTTGTCTTATTTCTATGGCGAGAGCTCACCTATAAATATCCTATTGTGGAACTCAGGGTTTTGAAAAACGGAAACCTGAGGATAGGAACGGCAATGTCTTTTGTTTTAGGATTTGGTTTGTATGGTTCAACGTTTATCGTTCCTTTATATACACAGAGTGTTTTAGGCTGGACGGCATTAGACTCTGGGCTTTTGATGGTTCCGGCGGCTTTAACGACCGCATTTATGATGCCAATTATCGGTAAATTACTTTCGAAGGGAGCAAAACAACAAATTTTGGTTTCTTTAGGATTGTTGATATTCTTTATTTATAGTTTCTGGGGCTATAAAATTTTGACACCAGATACCAGTAAAGAAGCCTTTTTCTGGATGCTGATTGTACGAGGAATGGGGCTAGGATTATTATTTATTCCGATTACCTCTTTGTCATTAAGTACATTAAAAGGTCAGGAAATCGGTCAGGGTGCAGCTTTTACAGGAATGATGAGGCAGCTTGGTGGTTCTTTCGGAATCGCTGCGATTACCACATTTATTGCCAACGCCAGTCAGAAATACAGGGTCAACTTAATATCTCATTTAGATAGTGATAGTTTTGATGTTCAGCAACGGTTAGCAGGCTTAAAAGCCAATTTCATCGCTAAAGGAATGACTCCCGATAATGCAATGAATGCTGCTTACAAAGTTTTAGATATGACAGTCACGAAACAGGCTACAGTGCTTTCTTATATGGATGTTTTCCTTTATTTAGGAATCGCTTTCTTAATTTGTATTCCGTTTATATTATTTATAAAAGAACGAAAAAGTAAAGAAAAGATAGATTTGAGTGAAGCCATGCACTAA